One Drosophila bipectinata strain 14024-0381.07 unplaced genomic scaffold, DbipHiC1v2 scaffold_247, whole genome shotgun sequence DNA segment encodes these proteins:
- the LOC138927405 gene encoding uncharacterized protein, translated as MAVDSFKAERSRTIPRARVGSFERPFTYTGVYYFGPLLVNVGRRKEKRWVALFTCLTLRAVHFEIAYSLGTSSCIMCLANFMALRGTPREIFSDNGKNFRATEKAVREELKKIEHDKITIKFDGIKWQFNPPGAPHMGGAWERLVRTTKGTLKKIGPSYSFNDEGLRNALMEAQFIINSRPLTFVSLDSEDDAALTPNHLLLGSANGYKPLPKEGMNLKRRWNETQRFGDRFWQRWVKEYASVLTRR; from the coding sequence ATGGCGGTGGATTCCTTCAAAGCTGAACGTAGCAGAACGATCCCGAGGGCAAGAGTTGGAAGCTTCGAGAGGCCGTTCACCTATACAGGCGTTTACTATTTTGGCCCGTTATTGGTGAATGTCGGCCGGCGCAAAGAGAAGAGATGGGTAGCTCTGTTCACCTGTCTTACGTTGCGCGCGGTGCATTTTGAGATCGCCTACAGTCTAGGTACTAGTTCATGTATCATGTGCCTAGCCaattttatggcccttcgAGGGACACCGAGGGAAATATTCTCAGACAACGGTAAAAATTTCAGAGCCACGGAAAAAGCCGTGCGCGAGGAGCTGAAAAAGATCGAGCACGATAAGATCACTATTAAGTTCGACGGCATAAAGTGGCAATTCAACCCACCAGGAGCACCACACATGGGTGGAGCATGGGAGAGACTCGTCAGGACAACGAAAGGAACCTTGAAGAAAATTGGCCCAAGTTACTCTTTCAACGACGAGGGGTTGAGAAACGCACTGATGGAGGCGCAATTTATCATCAACTCGCGACCTCTCACGTTCGTAAGTTTGGATTCCGAGGATGACGCTGCCCTGACTCCAAACCACCTGCTGCTAGGATCAGCGAACGGATACAAGCCGCTGCCAAAAGAGGGAATGAATCTGAAGCGTAGATGGAACGAGACTCAGCGCTTCGGAGACCGCTTTTGGCAACGATGGGTTAAGGAGTATGCATCCGTGTTAACCAGGCGATGA